A stretch of DNA from Carettochelys insculpta isolate YL-2023 chromosome 7, ASM3395843v1, whole genome shotgun sequence:
gggctggggtgcaggacggcggggccgggggcggccGGGACTGGGGGTGCCCGGGACTGGGGCGCCGGatggcggggccgggggcggccgggagtggggtgcaggccgGGGCGCCGGACGGCCGGGGGCGCTCGGCCGGGCGAGGCGCTGGGGCGGCCGCGGGGCGGGGCAGGAAGGGGCGCCGGGCGCCAGCCGCGGGGCCGGCCCGCGCAGAGGAAGTGAGGCGctggcgggccgggccgggccggagcgcccagcgccgccgccgccgccatgccCCCGCCCGCGCCCCCcgccgcgccgccgccgccgccgcccgcccgcgGGCCCCTGGGGCTGCACCGGCCCTTCGTGCGCAGCCCGCTGCTGCCGCTgcgcctggggcagctgctcctgggcGCCGCCTGCTGGGGCGCGGTGGCCGCCCACAAGTACGAGGGCGCGGCGCACTTCGCGCTGTTCGCCGCcgtgctggcctggctgctggcgctGGCGCTGCTGGGCCTCAGCCTGCTGGGCCGCTGGGCGCTGGTGCCGGGGCTGGGCGCCCGCTGGCTGCTCACCAACGCGGCCGCCGACCTGCTGCTGGGCGCCGGGCTGTACGCGGCGGCCGCGGGCGTCATGGGCCACAAGGCGGAGCGCAGCAGCTACTGCACCCTGCGGGGCTACAGCCAGCGCTGCCCCTACCGCGCCTACCTGGGCGCCGCCGTGTGCG
This window harbors:
- the MARVELD1 gene encoding MARVEL domain-containing protein 1 encodes the protein MPPPAPPAAPPPPPPARGPLGLHRPFVRSPLLPLRLGQLLLGAACWGAVAAHKYEGAAHFALFAAVLAWLLALALLGLSLLGRWALVPGLGARWLLTNAAADLLLGAGLYAAAAGVMGHKAERSSYCTLRGYSQRCPYRAYLGAAVCGALAAALHLLAGLYCLARRWRGHRDIV